The proteins below come from a single Ruegeria sp. THAF33 genomic window:
- a CDS encoding lytic transglycosylase has translation MSRILFVLLGVLLLASCGGGSKQPPSRLNDACSIAREKPDYIKAFKNTERKWGVPVHVQMATIYQESRYRHDARTPHRYVLGVIPMGRQSSAYGYGQALDGTWEQYQRETGKRRAKRDRIRDASDFIGWYMNKSYERNGIHPADTRNQYLAYHEGHTGYARGSYNSKSWLLNVANDVDARAQLYQAQLANCRY, from the coding sequence ATGAGCAGAATTCTTTTCGTACTCCTAGGGGTGCTGCTTCTGGCATCCTGTGGGGGCGGTTCCAAACAGCCGCCCAGCAGATTAAACGATGCGTGCAGTATTGCGCGTGAAAAACCCGACTATATCAAAGCCTTCAAGAACACCGAGCGCAAATGGGGCGTACCGGTTCACGTTCAGATGGCGACCATCTATCAGGAAAGCCGCTATCGGCACGATGCGCGCACTCCGCATAGATACGTATTGGGCGTCATCCCGATGGGTCGTCAAAGCAGCGCTTACGGCTATGGTCAGGCACTGGACGGCACATGGGAACAGTACCAGCGTGAAACAGGAAAACGCCGGGCCAAGCGCGATCGCATCCGCGACGCCTCGGATTTTATCGGCTGGTACATGAACAAAAGCTACGAGCGAAACGGTATCCACCCGGCAGATACGCGCAATCAATACCTGGCCTATCACGAAGGTCACACAGGGTACGCCCGTGGCAGCTACAACAGCAAATCCTGGTTGTTGAACGTTGCCAATGACGTAGACGCACGCGCACAACTATATCAGGCACAGTTGGCAAACTGCCGGTATTGA
- a CDS encoding outer membrane lipoprotein carrier protein LolA, whose protein sequence is MKQIAFALALTLAAPAAWAAEKLPLSQISNYLNGLKTVQTTFTQVNDDGSLSTGKLWMQRPGKMRFEYDPPNSAVVLARSGSVQIFDPKSNQPPEQYPLKRTPLSIVLARNVNLSQANMVVGHSFDGTATVVTAQDPKNPEAGRIELMFTDNPVELRKWVIHDNAGSQTTVLLGAMNEGGRLDQKLFSDKKRSGSGNR, encoded by the coding sequence ATGAAACAGATTGCTTTTGCCCTTGCTTTGACACTGGCCGCACCCGCCGCATGGGCGGCGGAGAAGCTGCCGCTCTCTCAGATTTCCAATTACCTGAACGGGTTGAAGACGGTTCAGACGACATTCACCCAGGTGAATGACGATGGCTCGCTGAGCACCGGCAAGCTGTGGATGCAGCGCCCCGGCAAGATGCGGTTTGAATATGACCCGCCCAACAGTGCCGTGGTGCTGGCAAGATCCGGAAGCGTTCAGATCTTTGATCCGAAATCGAACCAGCCGCCCGAGCAATACCCGCTTAAGCGCACACCACTGTCCATCGTGCTGGCGCGCAACGTGAACCTGAGCCAGGCGAATATGGTTGTAGGTCACAGCTTTGACGGCACGGCCACCGTCGTCACCGCGCAGGATCCCAAGAACCCCGAAGCGGGCCGGATCGAACTGATGTTCACGGACAATCCGGTCGAGCTGCGCAAGTGGGTGATTCACGACAATGCGGGCAGCCAGACAACGGTATTGCTGGGCGCCATGAATGAAGGCGGTCGCCTTGATCAGAAGCTGTTCTCGGACAAAAAGAGAAGCGGGTCAGGCAATCGCTGA
- a CDS encoding DNA translocase FtsK, with product MASYNARNRDPLLDSTTQAALERRSKELIGIALILLGLAAAAMIWSYTPDDPNWMVSTDAPVQNWMGRIGASIAAPLFMIVGWGSWGIALVLIGWGFRFAGHFGEDRAIARLIFAPIWIAVVSVYAATLVPDADWRATHSYGLGGLFGDTVMGALLTLLPISSHFLVKLMSLAMAVGMIALGIFVLGFTKTDVKRGFRAFLLGLVMAYDMLMTLMGRGAASAAQAARDRRAQWEERKLARTAAAEAVFEDDLAYADPIFEEPELESPEPPVKSGLLARMPSLIRRPDPMPEPELVDPEPIAGFDEMPGEDRIRSKISAAVRNRKVATGELTPEPDPNLPLTKGRGRRPGPLILNASQPDGLPMEPPVTAAGLPPEPPVTAGDMPDWQESTPFENAPEPMRNHYAPEPDLEDEVFEDVEEAVLQPRPAMKIPVAEPRKPVVAQPVRRTPQPSRRAQAEAQPALSFEERHSDFELPPLGLLSNPASIQRHHLSDEALEENARMLENVLDDYGVKGEIVSVRPGPVVTMYELEPAPGLKASRVIGLADDIARSMSALSARVSTLPGRSVIGIELPNENREMVVLREILASRDFGDGNQALPLALGKDIGGESVVANLAKMPHLLIAGTTGSGKSVAINTMILSLLYKLTPDECRLIMIDPKMLELSVYDGIPHLLSPVVTDPKKAVVALKWVVGEMEDRYRKMSKMGVRNIAGYNGRVKDALAKGEMFSRTVQTGFDDETGEPTFETEEFAPEAMPYIVVIVDEMADLMMVAGKEIEACIQRLAQMARASGIHLIMATQRPSVDVITGTIKANFPTRISFQVTSKVDSRTILGEMGAEQLLGQGDMLYMAGGAKITRCHGPFVSDEEVEEVVNHLKQFGPPDYIGGVVDGPAEEKADNIDAVLGLNTGGNTNGEDALYDQAVAIVIKDRKCSTSYIQRKLAIGYNKAARLVEQMEDEGVVSSANHVGKREILVPEQ from the coding sequence ATGGCATCATATAACGCGCGCAACCGCGATCCATTGCTGGACAGCACAACGCAGGCAGCCCTTGAGCGACGCAGCAAAGAGTTGATCGGCATCGCCCTGATCCTGCTGGGTTTGGCTGCGGCCGCGATGATCTGGTCCTACACGCCCGATGATCCAAACTGGATGGTGTCCACCGACGCGCCGGTGCAAAATTGGATGGGGCGGATTGGGGCCTCGATCGCCGCACCCTTGTTCATGATCGTCGGCTGGGGAAGCTGGGGCATCGCATTGGTTCTGATCGGTTGGGGTTTTCGGTTTGCGGGCCATTTCGGGGAAGATCGCGCCATTGCGCGTCTGATTTTTGCGCCGATCTGGATCGCCGTCGTCTCGGTGTATGCCGCAACCCTCGTTCCTGATGCAGACTGGCGCGCGACTCACAGTTATGGTCTGGGCGGTTTGTTCGGCGATACGGTCATGGGCGCGTTGTTGACGCTGTTGCCGATTTCGTCACATTTTCTGGTGAAGCTGATGTCGCTGGCCATGGCGGTCGGGATGATTGCGCTGGGTATTTTTGTGCTGGGTTTCACCAAAACCGATGTCAAGCGGGGTTTCCGGGCCTTCTTGCTGGGGCTTGTGATGGCATATGACATGCTGATGACCCTGATGGGCCGTGGTGCAGCCTCGGCTGCGCAGGCGGCACGAGATCGTCGCGCGCAATGGGAAGAGCGCAAACTTGCGCGAACCGCAGCGGCCGAGGCCGTGTTCGAGGATGATCTGGCTTATGCCGATCCAATCTTTGAAGAACCTGAACTGGAAAGTCCCGAACCTCCGGTCAAGTCCGGTCTGTTGGCGCGCATGCCGTCACTCATCAGGCGCCCCGATCCCATGCCCGAGCCAGAGCTGGTCGATCCGGAACCAATCGCGGGTTTCGACGAAATGCCGGGTGAAGATCGCATCCGTTCGAAAATCTCGGCCGCTGTGCGCAATCGAAAAGTGGCCACCGGTGAGTTGACACCCGAACCCGACCCGAACCTTCCGCTGACCAAGGGCCGTGGCCGTCGCCCGGGCCCGCTGATCCTGAACGCAAGCCAGCCGGATGGCCTGCCAATGGAACCGCCGGTGACAGCAGCAGGACTGCCGCCCGAGCCGCCCGTAACAGCGGGTGACATGCCAGACTGGCAAGAATCCACGCCGTTTGAAAATGCGCCCGAACCCATGCGGAACCACTATGCACCCGAGCCGGATCTGGAGGACGAGGTATTCGAGGATGTCGAAGAAGCTGTTTTGCAACCACGCCCGGCGATGAAAATCCCGGTGGCCGAGCCGCGCAAGCCCGTGGTCGCGCAACCGGTACGCCGCACACCGCAACCGTCTCGCCGCGCACAGGCCGAGGCACAGCCTGCATTATCCTTTGAAGAGCGGCACTCGGACTTCGAACTGCCACCTCTGGGCCTTTTGTCGAATCCGGCCAGCATTCAGCGCCACCATCTGAGCGATGAAGCCTTGGAAGAAAACGCGCGGATGCTGGAAAACGTTCTGGATGATTACGGCGTGAAGGGTGAGATCGTCAGCGTTCGCCCCGGCCCGGTCGTCACCATGTACGAACTGGAGCCCGCTCCGGGGCTGAAGGCAAGCCGCGTGATCGGCCTGGCCGATGACATCGCGCGTTCGATGTCGGCACTGTCAGCGCGGGTTTCGACCCTTCCGGGCCGTTCGGTGATCGGCATCGAACTGCCGAACGAAAACCGCGAAATGGTGGTTCTGCGCGAAATCCTGGCCAGCCGCGATTTTGGCGATGGCAACCAGGCACTGCCGTTGGCCTTGGGCAAGGATATCGGCGGCGAGTCCGTCGTGGCAAACCTCGCCAAGATGCCTCACTTACTGATTGCTGGTACAACCGGTTCCGGTAAGTCGGTGGCGATCAACACCATGATCCTGTCGCTGCTGTACAAGCTGACGCCGGATGAATGCCGCCTGATCATGATCGACCCGAAGATGCTGGAACTGTCGGTCTATGACGGCATCCCGCATCTGCTCTCACCGGTTGTGACCGACCCGAAAAAAGCGGTGGTCGCCCTGAAATGGGTCGTGGGCGAGATGGAAGATCGCTATCGCAAGATGTCCAAAATGGGCGTCCGCAACATCGCGGGCTATAACGGCCGGGTGAAGGATGCGCTGGCCAAAGGCGAGATGTTCAGCCGCACGGTGCAAACCGGGTTTGACGATGAAACCGGTGAACCAACGTTCGAGACGGAAGAATTCGCGCCCGAAGCGATGCCCTATATCGTTGTCATCGTCGATGAGATGGCCGACCTGATGATGGTGGCGGGAAAGGAAATCGAAGCCTGCATCCAGCGTCTGGCGCAGATGGCGCGGGCCTCGGGCATTCACCTGATCATGGCCACACAGCGCCCCTCGGTTGACGTGATCACTGGTACGATCAAGGCGAACTTCCCAACGCGGATTTCGTTCCAGGTGACGTCGAAAGTCGACAGCCGCACGATTCTGGGTGAAATGGGGGCCGAACAGCTGCTGGGGCAGGGCGACATGCTTTACATGGCCGGCGGTGCCAAGATTACCCGCTGCCACGGGCCCTTTGTCTCGGATGAAGAGGTCGAGGAAGTTGTCAACCACCTGAAACAGTTCGGTCCGCCGGACTACATTGGCGGTGTCGTCGACGGTCCGGCCGAGGAAAAGGCTGACAATATCGATGCCGTTTTGGGCCTGAACACAGGCGGCAATACGAACGGAGAGGACGCGTTGTACGATCAGGCGGTGGCAATCGTGATCAAGGATCGCAAATGCTCGACCTCGTATATTCAGCGAAAACTTGCCATCGGCTACAACAAGGCTGCGCGGCTGGTTGAGCAAATGGAAGACGAAGGTGTTGTTTCGTCAGCAAATCATGTCGGGAAACGCGAAATCCTCGTCCCCGAGCAATAG
- a CDS encoding aminotransferase class I/II-fold pyridoxal phosphate-dependent enzyme, translating into MVFPERFSNLPAYAFPRLRALLDHHQPGGDVVHMTIGAPTHDFPAWVTDVIMENAAGFQGYPPNEGSDDLRTATTDWIKRRYGVQMDPDANVMALNGTREGLYNAAMALCPEQKNGQQPIILCPNPFYQVYMVASLSVGAQPYFVPATAATGHLPDYAGLPADVLNRTAVAYICSPANPQGAVASREYWADLIRLAEQYDFRIFADECYSEIYREEAPTGILTVAQELGANPERITLFNSLSKRSNLAGLRSGLIAGGPKTIKQVKQLRTYAGSPLPLPLQAAAAKVWADEEHVRENRALYQEKYAIADEVFAGVQGYMAPEAGFFLWLPVENGEDTALKVWKETGVRVLPGAYLSQGDPGKNPGEGFIRAALVAPKTELQRGLITLRDCIYS; encoded by the coding sequence ATGGTTTTCCCCGAGCGGTTTTCGAACCTACCGGCTTATGCATTCCCGCGTCTGCGCGCCCTGTTGGATCACCACCAGCCGGGCGGTGATGTCGTTCACATGACCATTGGTGCACCGACACATGATTTTCCGGCTTGGGTGACGGATGTCATCATGGAAAACGCCGCCGGGTTCCAGGGATATCCCCCGAACGAAGGGTCGGATGACCTGCGCACGGCGACTACGGATTGGATCAAGCGGCGATATGGGGTTCAGATGGACCCTGATGCCAACGTGATGGCGCTGAACGGCACGCGCGAGGGGCTATACAACGCAGCCATGGCTTTGTGCCCGGAACAGAAGAACGGTCAGCAGCCGATCATCCTGTGCCCGAACCCGTTTTATCAGGTCTACATGGTCGCCTCGCTGTCGGTCGGCGCGCAGCCTTATTTTGTGCCCGCCACCGCTGCCACGGGCCATCTGCCGGACTATGCCGGCCTGCCTGCGGACGTGCTGAACCGCACCGCCGTGGCCTATATCTGTTCACCCGCCAATCCGCAGGGGGCCGTTGCCTCGCGCGAGTACTGGGCCGACCTGATCCGTCTGGCCGAGCAGTACGATTTCCGTATTTTTGCGGATGAGTGCTATTCCGAGATTTACCGTGAAGAAGCCCCGACAGGTATTCTGACTGTCGCACAGGAACTGGGTGCTAATCCTGAACGGATCACGCTGTTCAACTCACTCTCCAAACGCTCGAATCTGGCTGGCTTGCGGTCGGGGCTTATCGCCGGTGGTCCAAAGACGATCAAACAGGTCAAGCAGTTGCGCACCTATGCCGGGTCGCCTCTGCCTCTGCCCTTGCAAGCCGCCGCAGCAAAGGTTTGGGCGGATGAGGAACACGTTCGCGAAAACCGCGCGCTGTATCAGGAAAAGTACGCCATTGCGGATGAGGTATTCGCAGGCGTGCAAGGCTATATGGCGCCCGAGGCCGGTTTCTTTCTGTGGCTGCCGGTCGAGAATGGTGAAGACACCGCATTGAAAGTCTGGAAGGAAACCGGTGTCCGGGTCCTGCCGGGCGCATATCTTTCACAAGGCGATCCGGGAAAGAACCCGGGCGAAGGATTTATCCGGGCTGCATTGGTGGCCCCAAAAACAGAGTTGCAGCGTGGTCTGATCACACTCCGCGACTGCATCTATTCGTGA
- a CDS encoding amidase → MQDWLTMTACDLGRGIGMGQIDPVELTETYLSAIDAHPHRDRIYARVTHDRARAEAEAARQRAQLGLRRSLLDGVPISWKDLFDTAGTVTEAGSALLKDRVPDADALVLRNATQMGTVCLGKTHMSELAFSGLGLNPITETPPCIHDEAAVPGGSSSGAAASVAWGLAACGIGSDTGGSVRIPAAWNDLVGLKTTAGRLSLEGVVPLCLRFDTVGPVARSVEDAAHMLALLEGGTPSDLRGASLKGRRFADLQNIAKDDLRDTPRKAYDEAVAQLADAGAEIVPLEVPELNEAMTLTSIVYTTEAYGLWRDVIEANPEAMYPEILERFRIGMGYSGPDYVAAWAKLKACRSAWDAATAGFDAVLAPTAPILPPNLERLLSDHDYYVTENLLALRNTRIGNLMGLAALSLPTGTPGCGLMMLGYPGSEEALLRLGSAAETVLA, encoded by the coding sequence ATGCAGGATTGGTTGACAATGACCGCGTGTGATTTGGGCCGTGGCATTGGCATGGGTCAGATCGATCCCGTCGAACTGACGGAAACCTACCTGTCCGCTATTGACGCTCATCCGCATCGGGACCGCATCTATGCCCGCGTCACCCATGACCGCGCGCGGGCTGAGGCTGAAGCCGCTCGGCAACGAGCGCAACTGGGCCTGCGCCGGTCGCTGCTGGACGGGGTCCCGATCAGTTGGAAAGATCTGTTCGACACCGCCGGCACCGTGACCGAGGCGGGTTCGGCTCTGCTGAAGGATCGCGTGCCGGATGCGGATGCGCTGGTGCTGCGCAATGCGACTCAGATGGGCACCGTTTGCCTGGGCAAGACGCATATGAGCGAGCTGGCCTTTTCCGGCCTTGGGTTGAATCCGATCACCGAAACCCCGCCCTGCATTCATGACGAGGCAGCAGTGCCCGGGGGGTCATCTTCGGGGGCGGCGGCCTCGGTCGCCTGGGGGTTGGCAGCGTGTGGCATCGGCTCGGACACGGGCGGTTCGGTGCGTATCCCGGCGGCTTGGAATGATCTGGTGGGGCTGAAAACCACTGCGGGGCGGCTCAGCCTGGAGGGTGTGGTGCCGCTGTGCCTGCGTTTCGACACGGTTGGGCCTGTGGCGCGTTCGGTCGAGGACGCAGCGCATATGCTGGCTCTGCTCGAGGGGGGAACACCTTCTGATCTGCGTGGCGCTTCGCTTAAAGGACGCCGTTTTGCCGATTTGCAGAACATTGCCAAGGACGACCTGCGTGACACACCGCGCAAGGCATATGACGAAGCCGTTGCCCAACTTGCCGACGCGGGGGCCGAGATCGTGCCGTTGGAAGTTCCCGAGTTGAACGAGGCCATGACGTTGACCAGCATCGTATACACGACCGAGGCCTATGGGCTGTGGCGCGATGTCATCGAAGCCAATCCCGAGGCAATGTATCCCGAGATTCTCGAACGCTTCCGCATTGGCATGGGCTATTCGGGCCCCGACTATGTGGCGGCCTGGGCCAAACTCAAGGCATGCCGCAGCGCCTGGGACGCGGCAACCGCCGGGTTTGACGCGGTTCTGGCGCCGACAGCGCCGATTTTGCCGCCCAATCTGGAGCGCTTGCTCAGCGATCACGACTATTACGTAACCGAGAATCTTCTGGCCCTGCGGAACACGCGGATTGGCAATCTGATGGGGCTGGCGGCGCTGAGCCTGCCCACCGGAACGCCTGGCTGCGGGTTGATGATGCTGGGCTATCCCGGCTCGGAAGAGGCGTTGTTGCGGCTGGGTTCGGCAGCGGAAACGGTGCTGGCCTGA
- a CDS encoding FAD-dependent monooxygenase has product MDNPERARILQGMTQASDILIVGGGLNGPALALALAQTGHSVTVIDALAEKVRKNAAFDGRAYALALASQRLLDAIGIWDRVAQHAQPMLEIKVTDGHAGTGPSPFFMHFDHAEIEEGPMGYMVEDRHLRRAFLDAMAEEPRITQVSGKSVVSQQADAASVTVTLDDGTTLGGSLLVGCDGRRSGTASRAGIKRTGWDYGQTALVCAIEHELPHNGVAHQFFMPPGPLAILPLTGNRSSIVWSERTDTAQHINALPEDDYVQVLRPRFGDFLGEISLAGDRFTYPLNLTIANSFISDRMALVGDAAHGMHPIAGQGLNAGLRDVGALAEVLTLAGRRGEDIGSLMVLERYQEWRRFDTASLAMATDVFNKLFSNDNPLLRLGRDIGMGVVGALPGLRRGFVREAAGLTGDLPKLLQGRPI; this is encoded by the coding sequence ATGGACAATCCCGAAAGGGCGCGCATATTGCAGGGCATGACACAGGCTTCTGACATTCTGATCGTGGGCGGCGGGTTGAACGGCCCTGCTTTGGCGCTGGCACTGGCACAAACCGGTCATTCGGTCACGGTGATTGATGCGCTGGCCGAAAAGGTGCGCAAGAACGCGGCATTCGACGGGCGCGCCTATGCGCTGGCTCTGGCCTCACAGCGGTTGTTGGATGCCATCGGCATTTGGGACCGCGTCGCGCAGCACGCCCAACCGATGCTGGAAATCAAGGTCACAGATGGCCATGCCGGAACAGGGCCATCGCCTTTTTTCATGCATTTCGACCATGCCGAAATCGAAGAAGGCCCGATGGGATATATGGTCGAGGATCGCCACCTGCGCCGTGCTTTTCTGGACGCGATGGCCGAAGAACCGCGCATCACCCAGGTAAGCGGCAAATCCGTCGTTTCGCAACAGGCCGACGCGGCCAGCGTGACCGTGACGTTGGATGACGGCACAACCCTGGGCGGCAGCCTGCTGGTTGGCTGTGACGGTCGCCGCAGCGGAACCGCGTCACGGGCCGGCATCAAACGCACCGGTTGGGATTACGGCCAGACGGCATTGGTCTGCGCCATCGAACATGAGCTGCCACATAATGGCGTTGCACATCAGTTTTTCATGCCACCCGGTCCGCTGGCGATTCTGCCGTTGACCGGCAATCGCAGTTCCATCGTCTGGAGCGAACGCACCGACACCGCACAGCACATCAACGCCCTGCCCGAGGACGACTACGTGCAAGTGCTGCGCCCGCGATTTGGCGATTTTCTTGGTGAAATCAGTCTGGCGGGTGATCGTTTCACTTATCCGCTGAACCTGACCATCGCCAATTCCTTCATCAGCGATCGCATGGCGCTGGTCGGGGATGCCGCGCACGGAATGCACCCCATTGCCGGTCAGGGCCTGAACGCTGGCCTGCGCGATGTCGGCGCTCTGGCTGAGGTTCTGACTTTGGCGGGACGGCGCGGCGAGGATATCGGCTCGTTGATGGTACTGGAGCGCTATCAGGAATGGCGCCGTTTCGACACGGCCTCGCTGGCGATGGCGACGGATGTCTTCAACAAGCTGTTTTCCAACGACAACCCGCTGCTGCGGCTTGGACGTGACATTGGCATGGGGGTTGTCGGCGCTTTGCCCGGCCTCCGTCGCGGTTTCGTTCGCGAAGCGGCCGGGCTGACCGGTGATCTGCCCAAGCTGTTGCAAGGGCGCCCGATTTAA
- a CDS encoding Trm112 family protein, with protein MTDPEHAFDRHMLEAMICPKTHTTLHYDAEKRELVSKAAGLAFPIRNGIPVMLVDEARQLD; from the coding sequence ATGACCGACCCTGAACACGCCTTTGATCGCCACATGCTCGAGGCGATGATCTGCCCGAAGACACATACGACCCTGCACTATGACGCCGAAAAGCGAGAGCTTGTTTCAAAAGCGGCGGGTTTGGCTTTTCCCATCCGCAACGGCATTCCGGTCATGCTGGTCGATGAGGCCCGGCAGCTGGATTAA
- a CDS encoding LON peptidase substrate-binding domain-containing protein: MMHPADLPETVSVFPLPGALLLPRSRLPLHIFEPRYLQMLDDALKTKERLIAMVQPNPSVNDEDKLHRIGCAGRVTQFSETEDGRYLITLTGISRFRVMSELDSFTPYRRCAVSWDGFDRDLGKAEKDNGFDRNAFLTLLERFFSSRQLSTDWDSLKDAEDELLVNSLSMLLDFDPEDKQALLEAPCLRTRRETLVTLIEFALRGGSNEEKLQ, from the coding sequence ATGATGCATCCCGCCGACCTGCCGGAAACGGTATCAGTTTTTCCCTTGCCCGGGGCGCTGCTGCTCCCGCGTTCGCGCTTGCCGCTTCACATATTCGAGCCTCGCTATCTTCAGATGCTGGACGACGCGCTGAAAACCAAGGAACGGTTGATCGCAATGGTTCAGCCAAATCCTTCGGTCAATGACGAAGACAAGTTGCACCGTATTGGATGCGCAGGGCGGGTGACGCAGTTTTCGGAAACCGAAGATGGCCGGTACCTGATCACGTTGACCGGTATATCCCGGTTCAGGGTCATGTCAGAGCTGGATTCGTTCACGCCCTACCGGAGGTGCGCGGTCTCGTGGGACGGGTTCGACCGTGATCTGGGAAAGGCCGAGAAAGACAACGGGTTTGACCGCAACGCGTTCCTGACACTGTTGGAGCGTTTCTTTTCATCCCGTCAATTGTCCACCGACTGGGATTCGCTCAAGGACGCAGAGGATGAGCTTTTGGTGAATTCCCTGTCGATGCTTCTGGATTTCGACCCCGAGGACAAACAGGCCCTGCTGGAAGCCCCCTGCCTGCGCACCCGGCGCGAAACGTTGGTGACGCTGATTGAATTCGCCTTGCGCGGCGGATCAAACGAGGAAAAACTGCAATGA
- the trxA gene encoding thioredoxin — protein MDLLNGGNAPATDLIKDGTEATFMADVVETSQETPVIVDFWAPWCGPCKTLGPMLEEAVTAAKGAVKMVKINVDEAQTIAAQMRIQSIPTVYAFFKGQPVDGFQGALPGSEIKAFVDRVIEAAGGESPGGQLDDAVQAAEEMLAEGAAADAAQTFAAILGEDPNHAAAYGGLVRAHIATGDLEQAEAILNGAPAEISTSAELEAAHAQLELAKQAADAGPVAELTAAVEADPDNHQARFDLAQALHANGNVEEAVAQLLELFRRDREWNEGAAKTQLFTIFDALKPNDPIVLNGRRKLSSMIFA, from the coding sequence ATGGACCTTCTGAACGGCGGAAACGCCCCAGCAACCGATCTGATCAAAGACGGGACCGAGGCCACTTTCATGGCCGATGTGGTCGAAACCTCGCAGGAAACACCTGTGATCGTCGATTTCTGGGCACCTTGGTGTGGCCCGTGCAAAACCCTTGGGCCGATGCTGGAAGAGGCCGTGACAGCCGCGAAAGGCGCGGTGAAGATGGTCAAGATCAATGTCGATGAGGCGCAGACAATTGCCGCGCAAATGCGCATCCAGTCGATCCCGACCGTCTATGCCTTTTTCAAGGGCCAGCCTGTGGACGGGTTTCAAGGCGCGTTGCCGGGATCCGAGATCAAGGCTTTCGTCGACCGTGTGATCGAAGCCGCTGGTGGTGAAAGCCCGGGGGGCCAACTGGATGATGCCGTGCAGGCTGCCGAGGAAATGCTTGCCGAAGGCGCGGCTGCGGACGCGGCTCAGACCTTTGCCGCAATTCTGGGCGAAGATCCGAACCACGCCGCGGCGTACGGTGGGCTTGTGCGGGCGCATATCGCCACCGGTGATCTGGAGCAGGCAGAAGCGATCCTGAACGGCGCTCCGGCCGAGATCTCCACATCGGCCGAGCTGGAGGCCGCACATGCGCAGCTGGAGCTCGCCAAGCAGGCGGCAGATGCCGGCCCCGTCGCCGAGCTGACGGCAGCAGTCGAGGCGGATCCGGACAACCATCAGGCCCGCTTTGATCTGGCGCAGGCGCTGCATGCGAACGGCAATGTGGAAGAAGCCGTGGCACAATTGCTGGAACTGTTCCGCCGGGATCGTGAATGGAATGAAGGCGCAGCCAAGACACAGCTTTTCACCATCTTCGATGCGCTCAAGCCCAATGACCCGATTGTTCTGAACGGACGTCGCAAACTCAGTTCTATGATATTTGCCTAA
- a CDS encoding exodeoxyribonuclease III, translated as MPFTLATWNINSVRLREPIVLKLLQEEAPDVLCLQECKSPVEKIPTEGFAELGYTHMIARGQKGYNGVAILSRLPMEEVGDRDFAGLGHARHIAGRLENGVTIHNFYVPAGGDVPDRNVNEKFGQKLDYLTDMRDWFRAEKPAKSILVGDLNIAPREDDVWSHKQLLKVVSHTPIEVEHLAETQEAGGWVDITRQDIPEGQLYSWWSYRARDWDAADKGRRLDHIWATADISNAGHSSRILRDARGWEKPSDHAPVFASFDV; from the coding sequence ATGCCTTTCACCCTTGCCACATGGAACATCAATTCTGTTCGCCTGCGCGAGCCTATCGTGCTGAAATTGCTGCAAGAAGAAGCCCCTGATGTATTGTGCCTGCAAGAGTGCAAGTCACCGGTTGAGAAGATCCCGACCGAAGGGTTTGCCGAACTGGGCTACACCCACATGATCGCGCGCGGGCAAAAGGGTTACAACGGTGTCGCCATCCTGTCGCGCCTGCCGATGGAAGAGGTGGGCGACAGGGATTTCGCGGGTCTCGGACATGCCCGCCATATTGCCGGGCGGTTGGAAAATGGTGTCACGATCCACAATTTCTATGTCCCGGCGGGCGGCGACGTGCCGGACCGGAACGTAAATGAGAAATTCGGCCAGAAGCTCGACTATCTCACTGATATGCGCGATTGGTTCCGTGCGGAAAAGCCGGCTAAATCCATCCTTGTCGGCGACCTGAACATCGCTCCGCGTGAGGATGATGTGTGGTCACACAAACAACTGCTGAAGGTCGTCTCGCACACGCCCATCGAGGTCGAGCATCTGGCCGAGACACAGGAAGCAGGTGGCTGGGTCGATATCACCCGTCAGGACATCCCGGAAGGGCAGCTTTACAGCTGGTGGTCCTATCGCGCCCGGGACTGGGATGCGGCGGACAAGGGGCGCCGGCTGGACCATATCTGGGCGACGGCCGATATCTCGAACGCGGGCCATTCCAGCCGTATTCTGCGGGACGCCCGTGGATGGGAAAAACCCAGCGATCACGCTCCGGTCTTTGCCAGTTTCGACGTCTGA